In a single window of the Sediminicoccus sp. KRV36 genome:
- a CDS encoding D-amino acid dehydrogenase encodes MRILILGAGVTGLTTAQALADDGHAVTVVDAESRPGQGASFANGAQLSYSYVAPFAAPGVIGKVPGWMLDPDGPLRFRPQADPGQWKWLIAFLRACNPTTAEQTTRRLLLLSALSRQLMHGLAARHAFDFAFAPAGKLVLQPDAAGMAAAQRQMALQAAWGTEQRALSRAECLALEPALAGIAHRIAGGIHTPGEDAGDCRLFCEGLAQSLTRSNAAVTLQLGTRVTQIIRAEGRVRGVMTNAGVIEADAVVLALGVGARALARPLGLDLPIYPLKGYSLTLPITRAEAAPRISVTDSAAKVVYARIGQQLRVAGMADVVGYSTRIEEKRLSTLIRQARAAFPDATDWRDLHPWAGLRPATPTGLPILGAAPGMQGLYLNLGQGSLGFTLAMGSAAVVAAEIAGRAPPIPMEGFRL; translated from the coding sequence ATGCGGATTTTGATCCTTGGCGCCGGCGTCACCGGCCTCACCACGGCCCAGGCCCTGGCCGATGACGGCCATGCCGTGACCGTGGTGGATGCCGAAAGCCGGCCCGGCCAAGGGGCCAGCTTCGCCAATGGCGCGCAGCTTTCCTACAGCTACGTCGCCCCCTTTGCGGCCCCGGGCGTGATCGGCAAGGTGCCCGGCTGGATGCTCGATCCTGACGGCCCGCTGCGGTTTCGCCCGCAGGCAGATCCTGGCCAGTGGAAATGGCTGATCGCCTTCCTGCGCGCCTGCAACCCGACCACCGCCGAGCAGACCACGCGCCGCCTGCTGCTGCTCAGCGCGCTCTCGCGCCAGTTGATGCACGGGCTGGCCGCGCGGCACGCTTTCGATTTCGCCTTCGCCCCGGCCGGCAAGCTGGTGCTGCAGCCCGATGCCGCCGGCATGGCGGCGGCGCAGCGGCAAATGGCGCTGCAGGCCGCCTGGGGCACCGAGCAACGCGCCCTGTCCCGCGCGGAATGCCTGGCGCTGGAACCCGCCCTGGCCGGCATCGCCCATCGCATCGCCGGCGGCATCCACACCCCGGGCGAGGATGCGGGCGATTGCCGGCTGTTCTGCGAGGGGCTGGCGCAATCCCTCACCCGGTCCAACGCCGCCGTCACGCTGCAACTGGGCACGCGGGTCACGCAGATCATCCGCGCCGAGGGCCGGGTGCGCGGCGTGATGACGAATGCGGGCGTGATCGAGGCCGATGCCGTGGTGCTGGCGCTGGGTGTCGGTGCCAGGGCGCTGGCGCGGCCCTTGGGGCTCGATCTGCCGATCTATCCCCTCAAGGGCTACTCGCTGACCCTGCCGATCACCCGGGCCGAGGCGGCACCGCGCATCAGCGTGACCGACAGCGCGGCCAAGGTGGTCTATGCGCGCATCGGCCAGCAATTGCGTGTGGCGGGAATGGCCGATGTGGTCGGCTATTCCACCCGGATCGAGGAGAAGCGCCTCTCCACCCTGATCCGCCAGGCGCGCGCCGCCTTCCCCGATGCGACCGACTGGCGGGACCTGCACCCCTGGGCCGGGCTGCGCCCCGCCACGCCGACCGGCCTGCCAATCCTGGGGGCCGCGCCCGGCATGCAGGGGCTCTATCTCAATCTCGGCCAGGGCTCGCTCGGCTTCACGCTGGCCATGGGCAGCGCCGCGGTGGTCGCCGCCGAGATCGCCGGCCGCGCGCCGCCGATCCCGATGGAGGGGTTCCGGCTGTAG
- a CDS encoding class I SAM-dependent methyltransferase: MPAKKPIGFIDFGCGSGNSLIYLRNLLGEEGHGIDLSEEEVATCRQAGLSAEQGNLLNYAGRNTAAIITAVDLLPEIGDRLDFEQAMSRMILAARNYVLIQHNYYDADSLLALRGAQVAGNFGKRIRFKPMVSDYLHLLERITASHAVCGFAFFGMGEARISPLAFPGMELPAEPGGSDMPVYRSLRVLIGRKELPRFRAGLRKVRTGQPLLLWERPDPAQA, encoded by the coding sequence ATGCCAGCCAAAAAGCCGATCGGCTTTATTGATTTTGGCTGTGGTTCCGGAAACTCCCTGATCTATCTGCGCAACCTCCTGGGCGAGGAAGGCCACGGTATTGATCTCTCCGAGGAGGAGGTCGCCACCTGCCGGCAGGCAGGACTATCCGCCGAACAGGGCAACCTGCTGAATTATGCCGGGCGCAATACGGCTGCCATTATTACTGCCGTGGATCTGCTGCCGGAGATCGGCGATCGGCTGGATTTTGAACAGGCCATGTCCCGCATGATCCTGGCCGCCCGCAATTACGTGCTGATCCAGCATAACTACTATGACGCGGACAGCCTGCTGGCCTTGCGGGGCGCCCAGGTGGCCGGAAATTTCGGCAAGCGCATCCGCTTCAAGCCCATGGTCAGCGATTACCTGCACCTGCTGGAGCGGATCACCGCCTCGCATGCGGTGTGCGGCTTTGCGTTTTTCGGCATGGGGGAGGCGCGCATCTCGCCGCTGGCCTTCCCCGGCATGGAACTCCCGGCCGAGCCGGGCGGGAGCGACATGCCCGTCTATCGCAGCCTCAGGGTCCTGATCGGCCGCAAGGAGCTCCCGCGCTTCCGCGCCGGCCTGCGCAAGGTGCGGACGGGGCAGCCCTTGCTGCTCTGGGAGCGCCCCGATCCAGCCCAGGCCTGA
- a CDS encoding universal stress protein, with product MIRSILLALDDTPGACAARDVAFALARRTGAAVTALIVLDRPHTSAAHEAVPMGGGAFAARRNEKLAAAVEAEAEGVLADARVAAGDLPFAVVRREEAPEQALLAEGATHDLIIIGRDCTLGREACDDGLSPTIEALLRDGARPLLVVPPGTQSAGLAEVVQLTHPILIAQNGSMAAMRTLHVFALLGLGKGQAVKLLDFTADASPEALARYLTQHGMQAEAFAVRGDAHDILLAEAQSLPASLLVLGADQESGISRLIFGSATARLLRAAPCPVFIHG from the coding sequence ATGATCCGCTCCATCCTGCTCGCCCTCGATGACACGCCCGGCGCCTGCGCGGCGCGGGATGTCGCCTTCGCCCTCGCCCGCCGCACCGGCGCCGCGGTGACGGCGCTGATCGTGCTGGACCGCCCGCATACCAGCGCCGCGCATGAGGCTGTGCCGATGGGCGGTGGCGCCTTCGCCGCCCGGCGCAACGAGAAGCTGGCCGCCGCCGTCGAGGCCGAGGCGGAGGGGGTTCTCGCGGATGCGCGCGTGGCGGCGGGGGACCTGCCCTTCGCCGTGGTGCGGCGCGAGGAGGCGCCCGAGCAGGCCCTGCTGGCCGAGGGCGCCACGCATGACCTCATCATCATCGGCCGCGACTGCACCCTGGGCCGCGAGGCCTGCGACGACGGGCTTTCCCCCACCATCGAGGCGCTGCTGCGCGATGGCGCGCGGCCGCTGCTGGTGGTGCCCCCGGGCACGCAAAGTGCTGGCCTCGCCGAAGTCGTTCAGCTCACCCATCCCATCCTGATCGCGCAGAACGGCTCCATGGCCGCGATGCGCACGCTGCATGTCTTCGCGCTGCTGGGACTGGGGAAGGGCCAGGCGGTCAAGCTCCTCGACTTCACCGCCGATGCCAGCCCCGAAGCCCTGGCGCGCTACCTCACGCAGCACGGCATGCAGGCCGAGGCCTTCGCCGTGCGGGGCGACGCGCATGACATCCTGCTGGCCGAGGCGCAAAGCCTGCCGGCCTCCCTCCTTGTGCTGGGTGCGGATCAGGAGAGCGGCATCAGCCGGCTGATCTTCGGCAGCGCCACGGCCCGGCTGCTGCGCGCCGCACCCTGCCCGGTCTTCATCCACGGCTGA
- a CDS encoding DUF1698 domain-containing protein: MTLTMPHLSDAELLARIQQFHWFHTIALRPGVVTPGLKDQQVMALEEDALLAPFDLTGRSVLDVGAWNGFFSFSAKQRGARRVLATDSYVWKHPVWQGRETFELARDSLGLEVEAAEIAPFEITDQLGRFDVVLFLGVFYHLYDPIEVMTRLRQVTRQLLLIETHQDLTAEARPGMVFYPAATLAGDATNWWGPNPALMLHLLLQLGFTRIFYRDHPTLGRGHGLYAAFLPEVEDGLILQLGSPWRDLDVPGAIEDLLVRG, from the coding sequence ATGACCTTGACGATGCCGCACCTGTCCGATGCGGAGCTGCTTGCCCGCATTCAGCAATTCCATTGGTTCCACACGATCGCGCTGCGTCCCGGTGTGGTGACACCCGGGCTGAAGGACCAGCAGGTCATGGCGCTGGAGGAGGATGCGCTGCTGGCGCCGTTCGACCTCACGGGGCGCTCGGTCCTGGATGTCGGCGCGTGGAACGGGTTTTTCAGCTTCTCCGCCAAGCAGCGCGGTGCGCGCCGCGTGCTGGCGACCGACAGCTACGTCTGGAAACACCCGGTCTGGCAGGGGCGCGAGACCTTCGAACTCGCCCGCGACTCGCTGGGGCTGGAGGTGGAAGCGGCCGAGATCGCGCCCTTCGAGATCACCGACCAGCTCGGCCGTTTCGACGTGGTGCTGTTCCTCGGCGTCTTCTACCACCTCTATGACCCGATCGAGGTGATGACGCGCCTGCGCCAGGTGACGCGGCAATTGCTGCTGATCGAAACCCATCAGGACCTGACCGCCGAGGCCCGGCCGGGCATGGTCTTCTACCCCGCCGCCACCCTGGCCGGGGATGCGACGAACTGGTGGGGCCCCAATCCCGCCCTGATGCTGCACCTGCTGTTGCAGCTCGGCTTCACCCGCATCTTCTACCGGGACCACCCGACGCTGGGGCGCGGCCATGGCCTCTACGCCGCCTTCCTGCCCGAGGTGGAGGATGGCCTGATCCTGCAGCTCGGCAGCCCCTGGCGGGACCTCGATGTGCCGGGCGCCATCGAAGACCTTCTGGTGCGGGGCTGA